The proteins below are encoded in one region of Sminthopsis crassicaudata isolate SCR6 chromosome 1, ASM4859323v1, whole genome shotgun sequence:
- the HTR1A gene encoding 5-hydroxytryptamine receptor 1A: MDGFTPSNPLPLGPDDLNNQTNNTTSSDSPSVRANGTDLSDVSFGYQVVTSVLLGSLILCAVIGNACVVAAIMLERSLQNVANYLIGSLAVTDLMVSVLVLPMAALYQVLNKWTLGQVTCDIFISLDVLCCTSSILHLCAIALDRYWAITDPIDYVNKRTPRRAAILISLTWLIGFLISIPPMLGWRTPEDRSNPDACTISKDHGYTIYSTFGAFYIPLLLMLVLYGRIFKAARFRIRKTVRKTENFGDSCFGSSVAPPPKDDEAESSSRNWRRWAEPKTVEEACVNGAISMGEDRAAAEVIEIQQYGTTKEHLSLPSDGGGLPSITYDQKAERNAEAKRKLALARERKTVKTLGIIMGTFILCWLPFFIVALVLPFCESSCHMPNSLGAIINWLGYSNSLLNPIIYAYFNKDFQSAFKKIIRCKFCWR, encoded by the coding sequence ATGGATGGATTCACACCCAGCAACCCCCTGCCCCTTGGTCCAGATGACCTTAACAACCAGACCAACAACACTACCTCCAGTGACTCGCCCTCCGTTCGGGCCAATGGTACTGATCTCTCAGACGTGTCCTTCGGCTACCAGGTAGTCACCTCGGTGCTGCTCGGGTCTTTGATCCTCTGTGCGGTGATCGGCAATGCCTGTGTAGTGGCCGCGATTATGCTGGAGCGCTCTCTGCAGAACGTGGCTAACTATCTTATCGGCTCTCTGGCTGTCACCGATCTGATGGTTTCCGTGCTAGTTTTGCCCATGGCTGCTCTCTACCAGGTCCTCAACAAGTGGACCCTGGGCCAGGTGACCTGCGACATTTTTATCTCCCTAGATGTACTCTGCTGCACGTCGTCCATCCTGCACCTGTGTGCCATTGCTCTGGACAGGTATTGGGCCATCACTGATCCCATTGACTATGTAAATAAGAGAACCCCCCGGAGAGCTGCTATCCTCATCAGCCTCACTTGGCTTATCGGCTTTCTGATCTCTATCCCACCCATGCTGGGTTGGCGGACCCCAGAAGACCGCTCTAACCCCGACGCCTGCACCATCAGCAAAGACCACGGCTATACCATTTACTCTACGTTTGGCGCCTTCTACATCCCCCTGCTTCTGATGCTAGTGCTCTACGGGCGGATCTTCAAAGCCGCTCGGTTCCGGATCCGCAAGACGGTCAGGAAGACTGAGAACTTTGGGGATAGTTGCTTCGGTAGTTCCGTGGCTCCCCCACCCAAGGACGACGAGGCGGAATCCAGCAGCAGGAATTGGAGGCGCTGGGCGGAGCCCAAGACTGTGGAGGAGGCCTGCGTGAATGGAGCTATAAGCATGGGGGAAGATCGCGCCGCCGCGGAGGTGATTGAGATCCAACAGTACGGCACCACCAAGGAGCATCTATCACTCCCCAGTGACGGTGGTGGACTCCCCAGTATCACCTATGACCAGAAGGCCGAACGGAATGCAGAAGCCAAGAGGAAGCTAGCTTTGGCCCGGGAAAGGAAGACGGTGAAGACCCTTGGCATCATAATGGGTACCTTTATCCTCTGCTGGCTGCCGTTCTTTATCGTGGCCCTGGTCCTGCCCTTCTGCGAGAGCAGCTGCCACATGCCCAACTCACTGGGTGCGATCATCAACTGGCTGGGCTACTCCAACTCTCTGCTCAACCCTATCATCTATGCCTACTTCAACAAagatttccaaagtgctttcaaGAAGATCATTAGGTGCAAATTCTGCTGGCGTTAA